In Pelotomaculum isophthalicicum JI, the following proteins share a genomic window:
- the grpE gene encoding nucleotide exchange factor GrpE: MSHEEGYKENLEVKIEQPEAEPVAEKQNGTDAGLVSEDTGTIEGKNAEEELTSLQSQLEEQKARADDYYNRLARVQADYENYRRRTRQEKEEFFKYASEQLIVALLPVLDNFGRALAAESQSIENFKPGVEMIYRQLQDVLQAEGLAPVPAVGEQFDPVKHEAVMQEESDEHPDNTVIEEFQRGYYLKEKVIRPAMVKVAKSS; encoded by the coding sequence GTGAGTCATGAGGAAGGATATAAAGAGAACCTTGAAGTAAAAATAGAACAACCGGAAGCGGAACCAGTTGCAGAGAAGCAAAACGGAACAGACGCCGGCCTGGTATCAGAGGATACGGGCACTATTGAAGGAAAGAACGCAGAAGAGGAATTAACGTCTTTACAGTCTCAACTGGAAGAGCAAAAAGCGCGCGCCGATGATTATTACAACCGTTTGGCCAGGGTACAGGCCGACTATGAAAATTACAGGCGGAGAACCCGCCAGGAGAAAGAAGAATTCTTTAAATATGCCTCCGAGCAGTTGATCGTGGCGTTGCTGCCGGTGTTGGACAATTTCGGCAGGGCTTTGGCCGCTGAAAGTCAATCCATTGAGAATTTCAAGCCCGGAGTGGAGATGATCTACCGGCAGCTTCAGGATGTCCTCCAAGCAGAAGGACTGGCACCCGTTCCGGCGGTCGGCGAGCAGTTTGATCCGGTTAAGCACGAGGCAGTGATGCAGGAGGAATCCGATGAACATCCCGACAATACGGTGATTGAAGAATTCCAGCGTGGTTATTACTTAAAAGAGAAGGTAATCCGGCCGGCCATGGTCAAGGTTGCCAAATCATCTTGA
- the dnaK gene encoding molecular chaperone DnaK, producing the protein MSRIIGIDLGTTNSCVAVMEGGEAVVIPNAEGARTTPSVVGFSKTGERLVGQVAKRQAVSNPERTVSSIKRHMGTDYKVKIDGKNYTPQEISAMILQKMKSDAEAYLGSKVDKAVITVPAYFSDSQRQATKDAGKIAGLEVLRIINEPTAAALAYGLDKGEEQTVLVFDLGGGTFDVSILELGDGVFEVKATSGNNRLGGDDFDERIIGFLADEFKRETGIDLRNDKMAMQRLNEAAEKAKIELSGVATTNINLPFITADAGGPKHLDVNLTRAKFEELTADLIEKTMSPTRQAMSDAGLQPKDIDKVLLVGGSTRIPAVQDAIRKYLGKEPHKGINPDECVSLGAAIQGGVLGGEVKDVLLLDVTPLSLGIETLGGVFTRLIERNTTIPTAKSQIFSTAADGQTSVEIHVLQGERQMAGDNKTLGRFTLTGIPPAPRGVPQIEVKFDIDVNGIVNVSAKDMGTGKEQSMTITASTNLNDKEIDQMVKNAEKFAAEDAKRKEEVETRNQADSMVYQAEKTIKDFKDKADASAVEKLQKATDELKEAIKGGSVESIKAKLEAITSPLYELTASMYQQTGQGQANAGNAGAGYAGGAGQGDKDNVVDADFEVKEDK; encoded by the coding sequence ATGTCGAGGATAATAGGTATTGACCTGGGTACCACCAACTCCTGTGTGGCTGTCATGGAAGGTGGGGAAGCGGTGGTAATACCCAACGCCGAAGGGGCCAGAACAACTCCTTCCGTGGTGGGATTTTCGAAAACCGGTGAAAGACTGGTAGGCCAGGTGGCCAAACGCCAGGCTGTCAGCAACCCGGAGCGAACTGTTAGTTCAATAAAACGGCACATGGGCACCGACTACAAAGTAAAGATTGACGGTAAAAACTATACTCCACAAGAAATTTCGGCGATGATCCTGCAAAAAATGAAATCAGACGCCGAAGCTTACCTGGGGAGTAAAGTTGATAAGGCTGTCATCACTGTGCCGGCTTATTTCAGTGACTCCCAACGCCAGGCTACCAAGGACGCCGGCAAAATCGCCGGCCTGGAAGTTCTGAGGATTATCAACGAACCTACAGCCGCCGCGCTCGCCTATGGTTTGGATAAAGGGGAAGAACAAACCGTGTTGGTATTTGACCTGGGTGGCGGCACTTTTGACGTATCCATTCTGGAACTTGGCGACGGCGTGTTTGAGGTTAAGGCGACCAGCGGCAACAACCGCCTGGGCGGCGATGATTTTGACGAGCGGATAATTGGTTTCCTGGCAGACGAGTTTAAGAGAGAAACAGGGATAGACCTGCGCAACGACAAGATGGCCATGCAGCGTCTGAATGAAGCCGCTGAAAAGGCTAAAATTGAGCTGTCCGGTGTTGCCACCACAAATATCAACCTGCCTTTCATCACGGCCGACGCCGGTGGGCCCAAACACCTGGATGTAAATTTAACCAGGGCTAAATTTGAAGAACTGACTGCCGATTTGATTGAAAAGACGATGAGCCCCACCCGCCAGGCCATGTCCGACGCCGGGTTGCAGCCAAAGGACATCGACAAAGTGCTATTGGTGGGCGGTTCGACAAGAATACCCGCGGTGCAGGATGCCATACGCAAGTATTTGGGCAAGGAGCCGCATAAAGGGATTAACCCGGACGAATGTGTCTCGTTAGGCGCCGCTATTCAGGGAGGAGTTCTGGGTGGAGAGGTCAAGGATGTGCTGCTGCTGGACGTAACGCCGCTATCTCTCGGTATCGAGACTTTAGGCGGGGTGTTTACCAGGCTGATCGAGCGCAATACAACCATACCCACCGCTAAGAGCCAGATCTTTTCCACTGCCGCGGACGGCCAGACTTCAGTGGAGATACATGTGCTCCAGGGCGAGCGCCAGATGGCGGGAGACAACAAGACGCTGGGCCGTTTCACGCTCACCGGTATTCCGCCCGCGCCCAGGGGTGTGCCGCAAATTGAGGTTAAATTTGATATCGATGTCAACGGCATTGTTAATGTGTCCGCCAAGGATATGGGGACAGGCAAAGAACAGAGTATGACCATTACCGCTTCCACTAACCTGAATGATAAAGAAATCGATCAAATGGTTAAGAATGCTGAAAAATTCGCCGCGGAAGACGCCAAACGCAAAGAAGAAGTAGAGACACGCAACCAGGCCGACAGTATGGTTTACCAGGCTGAAAAAACAATTAAGGACTTTAAGGACAAAGCCGACGCGTCTGCCGTTGAAAAATTGCAGAAGGCCACAGATGAGTTAAAAGAAGCCATAAAGGGCGGCAGCGTGGAATCGATTAAAGCTAAACTGGAGGCAATCACCAGCCCGCTATATGAACTTACCGCTTCGATGTACCAACAAACCGGCCAGGGACAGGCAAACGCCGGAAACGCCGGCGCCGGCTACGCCGGTGGCGCGGGCCAGGGCGATAAGGATAATGTGGTGGACGCGGATTTTGAGGTAAAGGAAGATAAATAG